The following are encoded together in the Scytonema millei VB511283 genome:
- a CDS encoding DUF3352 domain-containing protein — protein MPKKRKPSLLLTLGATGLLIGGGATAYWVFLQSQGQLENLPVGSNIIPQDALVALSISTNTQQWQQLQQFGTPQIQAQLKTNLAQLGDRLLTANGYNYQRDIQPWVGKEVSIAFLPPSIPATSNSSLPPNSDRQQSLVMVLPIADRIAAKRILEQPKPSAQGKTRQRNYKGVEIRETQAAKAQYYSAAVLDGRYLIVTDRPQATDRAIDTYKGTAASLKQTAGYTNAFEQIATKQRFAQLYVNVPVAARIAAANPSRSFSPQGLAQLQNNQGVAATINLESEGIRLKSISWRKPDSQQVFAVENNAGKMQSRLPAETLMMLSSGNLQRLWQEYAREVQSNPQAPIRPQELRKGVTSVTGLDLDQDLLSWMDGEFAVSMVPAAPKAGAPDNFALSLVFLVQTKNRNKAEQALFQLERVMRSKYQFQVQETKIKDRTVTNWIAPYGTVATRGWLDGDVAFFALGAPVAERLIPQPQSNLASAAQFQQTVPSALNATNGQFFLDVEPTVKALPLPQLFSGQQIFFDATRSIGVTSAISSDRSIRYDVFVALKKIGSR, from the coding sequence ATGCCTAAAAAACGTAAACCTTCCCTTCTATTAACTTTGGGAGCTACTGGCTTATTAATTGGTGGGGGAGCAACTGCTTACTGGGTATTCCTCCAAAGCCAAGGGCAATTAGAAAACCTGCCTGTGGGTTCTAATATTATCCCCCAAGATGCTTTGGTGGCTCTATCTATTTCTACAAATACCCAGCAGTGGCAGCAACTCCAACAGTTCGGTACGCCCCAAATTCAAGCCCAGCTCAAGACAAATTTAGCCCAGTTGGGCGATCGCCTCCTCACAGCAAACGGTTACAACTACCAGCGCGATATCCAGCCTTGGGTTGGTAAAGAAGTTAGTATTGCCTTTCTGCCACCGTCCATACCAGCGACATCAAACTCATCTTTGCCACCGAATAGCGATCGCCAGCAGTCTCTGGTGATGGTGTTGCCCATTGCCGATCGAATTGCAGCAAAGCGGATTTTAGAGCAACCCAAACCGTCCGCACAAGGCAAAACTCGCCAGCGAAACTATAAAGGCGTTGAGATTAGAGAGACTCAAGCAGCCAAAGCGCAATATTATTCAGCCGCCGTCCTAGATGGGCGTTATTTAATCGTCACAGATCGTCCGCAAGCGACGGATAGAGCGATCGATACTTATAAAGGTACGGCTGCTTCCCTAAAGCAAACAGCAGGTTACACCAATGCTTTTGAGCAGATTGCTACCAAGCAGCGTTTTGCTCAACTGTACGTCAACGTACCCGTAGCTGCGAGAATTGCTGCTGCAAATCCCAGCCGCTCGTTTTCACCCCAAGGATTAGCTCAGTTGCAAAATAACCAAGGTGTAGCTGCTACTATTAATCTGGAATCAGAAGGAATTCGCCTCAAAAGTATTTCCTGGCGCAAGCCCGACAGCCAACAAGTATTCGCTGTAGAAAACAATGCGGGCAAAATGCAAAGCCGCCTACCGGCAGAAACATTAATGATGCTCTCAAGCGGCAATTTACAGCGGCTATGGCAAGAATACGCCCGAGAAGTACAATCTAATCCCCAAGCACCTATCCGTCCCCAAGAACTGCGTAAAGGTGTAACCTCAGTTACAGGACTGGACTTAGACCAAGATTTGCTCAGTTGGATGGATGGTGAGTTTGCCGTATCTATGGTTCCTGCGGCTCCCAAAGCAGGTGCGCCAGATAATTTTGCCCTTTCTTTAGTATTTTTAGTCCAAACCAAAAATCGCAATAAAGCCGAACAAGCTTTATTTCAACTCGAACGGGTGATGCGGAGTAAATATCAATTTCAAGTACAAGAAACCAAAATCAAAGATCGTACTGTGACAAATTGGATTGCACCTTACGGCACAGTGGCGACGCGCGGTTGGCTGGATGGAGATGTTGCTTTCTTCGCTCTCGGCGCACCTGTAGCAGAACGGCTGATTCCTCAGCCTCAAAGCAATTTAGCGAGTGCCGCACAATTTCAACAGACAGTTCCTTCAGCGCTGAACGCAACTAACGGTCAGTTTTTTCTTGATGTGGAACCAACAGTCAAAGCCTTGCCCCTGCCGCAGCTGTTTTCCGGTCAACAAATATTCTTCGACGCGACCCGTTCCATCGGTGTTACCTCCGCCATCAGTAGCGATCGCAGTATCCGTTACGATGTTTTTGTTGCCCTGAAGAAGATCGGGAGTCGGTAG
- the ccsB gene encoding c-type cytochrome biogenesis protein CcsB — translation MNLVLLQNWLDNASFAVLFLTMLVYWVGAAFPGLRFLPTVGTAGMAIANLCIATLLGARWLEAGYFPISNLYESLFFLAWGVTAVHLIAESSSRSRLVGVFTAPVAMGIAAFAALTLPSDMQTSAPLVPALKSNWLMMHVSVMMLSYAALLVGSLLAIAFLIVSGGKEIELHGSSVGTGGYRQNGYRLQRNTDLTQLSPAVAADASNPLMLETNGNGKTAVLNVMTSSTPDSSVRAHSSAPLSAADSLTLSPQRLSLAETLDNISYRTIGLGFPLLTIGIIAGAVWANEAWGSYWSWDPKETWALIAWLVFAAYLHARITRGWQGRRPAILAATGFVIVWVCYLGVNLLGKGLHSYGWFF, via the coding sequence ATGAATTTGGTTTTACTTCAGAATTGGCTGGACAATGCCTCGTTTGCCGTCCTATTTCTGACAATGTTAGTCTATTGGGTTGGAGCGGCTTTTCCAGGGCTGCGCTTTCTCCCAACTGTGGGTACGGCGGGAATGGCGATCGCTAATTTATGTATTGCGACTCTGTTAGGAGCAAGATGGCTGGAAGCTGGGTATTTTCCGATTAGCAATCTTTATGAATCTCTATTTTTCCTTGCTTGGGGAGTAACTGCGGTTCATCTGATCGCGGAAAGTAGCAGCCGTAGCCGATTGGTAGGAGTTTTCACCGCTCCTGTTGCTATGGGTATCGCTGCTTTTGCAGCTTTGACTTTACCATCAGATATGCAAACCTCTGCCCCCCTCGTCCCTGCCCTCAAGTCTAATTGGTTAATGATGCATGTTAGCGTCATGATGCTGAGTTATGCTGCTTTACTTGTAGGTTCTCTGCTAGCGATCGCCTTTTTGATCGTTTCTGGTGGCAAAGAAATTGAATTGCATGGTAGTTCTGTTGGTACTGGAGGTTATCGACAAAACGGCTATCGTCTCCAACGCAATACCGATCTAACTCAACTTTCTCCAGCAGTTGCTGCCGATGCTTCTAATCCTTTAATGCTAGAAACTAATGGAAACGGTAAAACTGCTGTTCTCAATGTTATGACATCCTCTACTCCCGACTCTTCTGTACGGGCACACAGCAGTGCGCCCCTATCGGCTGCCGACTCCCTCACACTCTCTCCCCAACGCCTCAGTCTTGCCGAAACCTTAGACAACATTAGCTATCGCACCATTGGACTCGGCTTTCCTTTACTAACAATCGGTATTATTGCGGGTGCAGTTTGGGCTAACGAGGCTTGGGGTTCTTACTGGAGTTGGGACCCGAAAGAGACATGGGCGTTGATTGCTTGGTTAGTATTTGCTGCCTATCTTCACGCCCGTATTACCCGTGGTTGGCAAGGTCGTCGCCCAGCCATTCTAGCTGCAACTGGTTTCGTCATCGTTTGGGTTTGCTATCTGGGTGTGAATCTTTTAGGTAAAGGTTTGCATTCTTACGGTTGGTTTTTTTAA
- the tilS gene encoding tRNA lysidine(34) synthetase TilS, producing MSHANWTPLHARLHRTLRSRHLLEKRQRLLVAVSGGQDSLCLVQLLLDLQPKWEWHIGIAHCDHRWRSDSQANADFVARLAQHWAVPFYCHTAEQPLLNEAAARQWRYQTLAAIAQTHNYPSITTGHTASDRAETLLYNLIRGSGADGLQALTWQRPLHVGTQSYVPLLVRPLLEVTRTETARFCQERQLQVWEDTTNLDLKYARNRIRQELLPYIQTHFNSQVELTLAQTAELLQAEVEYLERAADELRQLAVDWEDKGKRGQGDKEAREQRGRGAEGQRNNPKSKIQNLIFSDSRTPVCSTGDTPARNWLLPTPNSLIKINRRILQTAHIALQRRVMRQILQQTLCCSPNFEQIEKLMALIAAPNGTQTDPFPGGAIATVDKDWIWLK from the coding sequence ATGAGTCACGCTAACTGGACTCCGCTTCACGCCCGCCTACATCGTACCCTGCGATCGCGTCATCTCTTGGAGAAGCGTCAGCGATTGCTCGTCGCTGTATCTGGCGGACAAGATTCTTTATGCCTCGTCCAATTACTCTTAGATTTACAACCCAAGTGGGAATGGCACATAGGAATTGCTCACTGCGATCATCGTTGGCGTTCTGACTCTCAGGCTAACGCTGACTTTGTGGCGCGATTAGCTCAACATTGGGCAGTTCCTTTTTATTGCCATACAGCCGAGCAGCCTCTACTCAATGAAGCAGCCGCACGACAATGGCGCTATCAAACTCTAGCCGCGATCGCTCAAACGCATAATTACCCCTCTATCACTACGGGACACACAGCCAGCGATCGCGCCGAAACCTTACTATACAATTTAATTCGCGGTAGTGGTGCAGATGGCTTGCAAGCTTTAACTTGGCAACGCCCTCTGCATGTAGGGACGCAAAGCTACGTACCCCTACTAGTACGTCCCCTCTTAGAAGTTACGCGAACTGAAACCGCTCGATTTTGCCAAGAGCGGCAACTTCAGGTATGGGAAGATACAACTAACTTAGACCTCAAATATGCCCGTAACCGCATCCGACAAGAATTGTTGCCCTACATCCAAACCCACTTCAACTCTCAAGTAGAGCTAACCCTAGCTCAAACTGCGGAGCTTTTACAAGCAGAAGTCGAATATCTCGAACGAGCAGCCGATGAGTTGCGACAGCTTGCTGTCGATTGGGAAGACAAAGGGAAAAGGGGACAGGGGGACAAGGAAGCAAGGGAGCAGAGGGGCAGAGGAGCAGAGGGGCAGAGGAACAATCCGAAATCCAAAATCCAAAATCTAATATTCTCCGACTCCCGAACGCCAGTTTGCTCAACGGGGGACACCCCCGCACGCAACTGGCTCCTCCCGACTCCCAACTCCCTCATAAAAATCAACCGCCGCATTCTACAAACAGCCCACATTGCTCTACAACGGCGCGTGATGCGGCAGATTTTGCAGCAAACTTTATGTTGCTCTCCTAACTTCGAGCAGATTGAAAAGCTTATGGCTTTGATTGCAGCTCCAAACGGAACGCAAACAGATCCTTTTCCTGGCGGTGCGATCGCCACAGTAGACAAAGATTGGATTTGGTTAAAATAA